One stretch of Flavobacterium sp. 9 DNA includes these proteins:
- a CDS encoding DUF3078 domain-containing protein has translation MRKLALLLFVLANLTFVQAQNSEKELIQNTEKAVKKINDTIEGEGWKAKGTVSLLLNQSSFNNWVAGGEDSFSGTLGINYDFNYKKNDLTWDNKVLASYGLLQTKNADFEKKTDDRFEFNSIVGKKAFGQWYYSYFLNFRTQFTTGYLYGKDANGKEIRTENTKFMSPGYLTTGPGIYWTKDDNLKINFAPLTSKFTFVDGAYTSGIDQATGLPYVSGDYFGVDANKTMRYELGFYASVYYKLAIMTNVTAENILNLYSNYLEDPQNVDINYSLNIVMKVNKFLSANLSFQAIYDDNAFQGFQTREVFGLGVNFGF, from the coding sequence ATGAGAAAGCTAGCTTTATTACTCTTCGTTTTAGCGAACTTAACTTTTGTTCAAGCCCAAAATTCAGAAAAAGAATTAATTCAGAATACAGAAAAAGCAGTCAAGAAAATAAATGATACTATCGAGGGCGAAGGCTGGAAAGCAAAAGGAACAGTCTCACTTTTGTTAAATCAGTCAAGCTTCAACAATTGGGTTGCAGGTGGTGAAGATAGTTTTTCAGGTACTTTAGGAATCAACTATGATTTCAATTATAAAAAAAACGATCTTACCTGGGATAACAAGGTTTTAGCCTCTTACGGTCTTTTACAAACTAAAAATGCTGACTTCGAAAAGAAAACTGATGACCGCTTTGAATTCAATTCAATTGTTGGAAAAAAAGCTTTTGGTCAATGGTATTATTCTTATTTTCTAAATTTTAGAACTCAGTTTACAACTGGTTATTTATATGGCAAAGATGCGAACGGAAAAGAAATCAGAACCGAAAACACAAAATTCATGTCTCCGGGCTATCTAACTACTGGCCCAGGTATTTACTGGACAAAAGATGATAATCTAAAAATAAATTTTGCACCTCTAACTTCAAAATTCACTTTTGTAGATGGTGCTTATACTTCAGGTATCGATCAGGCAACTGGTTTACCATATGTTAGTGGAGATTATTTTGGCGTAGACGCAAATAAAACGATGCGTTATGAACTGGGTTTCTATGCCTCTGTTTATTACAAATTAGCCATTATGACCAACGTGACCGCCGAAAATATTCTGAATTTATATTCTAACTATTTAGAAGATCCTCAAAACGTAGACATTAATTACTCGCTGAATATTGTCATGAAAGTAAATAAATTTTTATCTGCTAACTTATCCTTTCAGGCAATTTATGATGACAACGCTTTTCAAGGTTTTCAAACCAGAGAAGTGTTTGGTTTAGGAGTTAATTTCGGATTTTAA
- a CDS encoding DUF2480 family protein, which produces MEEIINKVANSALEVFDLEDYYPKGARVQIDISQWLLEGFLLKEKDFREHLKNHDWSQYQDQYVAVNCSTDAIIPAWALILVAVQLAPFAKKVVNGTIEDLDSSLYEEILPTIDYSAYKSKPVIVKGCSRKPVPMRAYILATTYLQPFARSIMYGEACSAVPLYKESKK; this is translated from the coding sequence ATGGAAGAAATCATTAATAAAGTTGCCAATAGCGCATTAGAGGTTTTCGATCTTGAGGATTATTATCCAAAAGGAGCTCGTGTGCAAATTGATATTTCGCAATGGCTTTTAGAAGGTTTTTTATTGAAAGAAAAAGACTTTAGAGAGCATTTAAAAAATCACGATTGGTCACAATATCAGGATCAATATGTGGCAGTAAATTGCAGTACAGATGCTATAATTCCTGCTTGGGCATTAATTTTAGTAGCCGTACAATTAGCTCCATTTGCAAAAAAAGTAGTAAATGGAACAATCGAAGATCTTGACTCTAGTTTATACGAAGAAATCTTGCCTACAATTGATTATTCTGCATACAAAAGTAAACCTGTTATTGTAAAAGGGTGTTCCAGAAAGCCAGTTCCAATGCGAGCGTATATTTTGGCTACAACTTACTTACAGCCATTTGCAAGAAGCATTATGTATGGCGAAGCTTGTTCTGCAGTACCTTTATACAAAGAATCTAAGAAATAA
- a CDS encoding SUF system Fe-S cluster assembly protein, translating into MEQEIDTNELGESIVKVLKGIYDPEIPVDIYELGLIYDVMVNTDFEVKILMTLTSPNCPVAESLPREVEEKVKTIENIKDVDVEITFDPPWSKDLMSEEAKLELGML; encoded by the coding sequence ATGGAACAAGAAATAGACACAAACGAATTAGGAGAATCAATTGTAAAAGTTTTAAAAGGCATTTACGATCCAGAGATTCCTGTAGATATTTACGAATTAGGTTTGATTTATGACGTAATGGTAAATACTGATTTCGAAGTAAAAATCTTAATGACTTTAACGTCTCCTAACTGTCCAGTTGCGGAAAGTTTACCGAGAGAAGTTGAAGAAAAAGTAAAAACAATTGAAAACATAAAAGATGTTGATGTTGAAATTACTTTTGATCCGCCTTGGAGTAAAGATTTAATGAGCGAAGAAGCAAAATTAGAATTAGGAATGCTTTAA
- a CDS encoding GxxExxY protein yields the protein MITKKYLTDLIYHVNGAAIEVHKNIGAGLLENIYHKCMIKELSLRGINFQSELIIPVEYKGLKLESDLRCDLFIENCLVLELKAVNQIIPIHIAKLMSYMKLLKSPIGLMINFNVTNIYHEGQKTYINELYRWLED from the coding sequence ATGATTACAAAGAAATATTTGACTGATTTAATTTACCATGTAAATGGAGCCGCAATTGAAGTTCATAAAAATATTGGAGCCGGACTTTTAGAGAATATTTATCATAAATGTATGATTAAGGAATTATCTCTAAGAGGAATTAATTTTCAATCTGAATTAATAATTCCGGTTGAATATAAAGGCTTAAAATTGGAATCTGATTTAAGATGTGATTTATTTATTGAAAACTGCTTAGTTCTTGAATTGAAAGCGGTCAATCAAATCATACCAATTCATATTGCAAAATTAATGTCATACATGAAGCTTTTAAAATCCCCAATAGGATTAATGATAAATTTCAATGTTACAAATATTTATCACGAAGGTCAAAAAACATATATCAACGAATTATACCGTTGGTTAGAAGATTAA
- a CDS encoding SufE family protein, whose translation MTIKEIQNEIIDEFSMFDDWMQRYEYIIELGKSLPLIKEEYKTDDNLIKGCQSKVWLQGEQNDDKIVFTADSDAILTKGIIAILIRAFSNQKAEDIINADTQFIDDIGLKEHLSATRANGLVSMIKNIKMYALAFDSKNKN comes from the coding sequence ATGACAATAAAAGAAATACAAAACGAAATAATAGACGAATTTTCGATGTTTGATGATTGGATGCAGCGTTATGAATACATCATCGAATTAGGAAAAAGTCTTCCGTTAATCAAAGAAGAATACAAAACTGACGATAATTTAATCAAAGGCTGTCAGTCAAAAGTATGGTTGCAAGGTGAACAAAACGATGATAAAATTGTTTTTACTGCAGATAGCGATGCCATTTTAACCAAAGGGATTATTGCAATTTTAATTCGTGCTTTCTCTAATCAAAAAGCTGAAGATATTATAAATGCCGACACTCAATTTATTGACGATATTGGTTTAAAAGAACATTTGTCAGCAACTCGTGCAAACGGATTGGTTTCGATGATTAAAAACATCAAAATGTACGCTTTGGCTTTTGATTCAAAAAACAAAAACTAA
- a CDS encoding aminotransferase class V-fold PLP-dependent enzyme, which translates to MLDIQKIRADFPILSEKVNGKPLVYFDNGATSQKPQIVIDAIAKYYQEINANIHRGVHTLSQLATDAYEISRVKIQHHINAKFSHEVLFTSGTTHGINLVTNGFASILKPGDEVVVSSLEHHSNIVPWQMLCEKTGATLKVIPMNENGELIIEDFDALLSEKTKVVTVNHISNALGIINPIKYIIEKAHAVGAAVLIDGAQAVPHLKPDVQDLDCDFYAFSGHKMCGPTGTGILYGKEEWLNKLPPYQGGGEMIKEVTFEKTTYADLPHKFEAGTPNIAGGIVLGTAVDYLNNIGFDNIQEQENALLAHATKRLLEIEGLKIYGTGKNKASVVSFNIDGIHPYDIGSIIDKLGIAVRTGHHCAQPIMNFFCIPGTIRASFSFYNTIEEIDTMVEAVKKAKTMLS; encoded by the coding sequence ATGTTAGACATCCAAAAAATAAGAGCTGATTTTCCGATACTTTCGGAAAAAGTAAACGGAAAACCTTTGGTTTATTTTGATAACGGCGCAACTTCGCAAAAGCCACAAATTGTGATCGATGCAATCGCAAAATATTATCAGGAAATCAATGCCAATATTCATCGTGGCGTTCATACATTAAGTCAATTGGCAACTGATGCTTATGAGATTTCAAGAGTGAAAATCCAACATCATATTAATGCTAAATTTTCGCATGAAGTACTTTTTACTTCGGGAACAACGCACGGAATCAACCTTGTAACAAATGGTTTTGCTTCTATTTTAAAACCTGGTGACGAAGTTGTAGTTTCTTCATTGGAACATCATAGCAATATTGTGCCTTGGCAAATGTTATGTGAGAAAACCGGAGCTACACTTAAGGTTATTCCGATGAATGAAAATGGTGAATTGATCATCGAAGATTTTGATGCTTTACTTTCTGAGAAAACTAAAGTTGTAACCGTAAATCATATTTCGAACGCATTAGGAATCATAAATCCTATCAAATATATTATTGAAAAAGCACACGCTGTTGGCGCAGCCGTTTTGATTGATGGCGCTCAGGCAGTTCCGCATTTAAAACCGGATGTTCAGGATTTAGATTGTGATTTTTATGCTTTTTCAGGACATAAAATGTGTGGTCCAACCGGAACTGGAATTCTTTACGGAAAAGAAGAATGGTTAAACAAATTACCTCCTTATCAAGGTGGTGGAGAAATGATCAAAGAAGTTACTTTCGAGAAAACGACTTATGCTGATCTTCCTCATAAATTTGAAGCCGGAACTCCAAATATTGCTGGAGGAATTGTTTTAGGAACTGCTGTTGATTATTTAAACAACATTGGTTTTGATAATATTCAGGAACAAGAAAATGCACTATTAGCGCACGCTACAAAGCGTTTGTTAGAAATTGAAGGTTTGAAAATTTACGGAACCGGAAAAAATAAAGCTTCTGTGGTTTCGTTTAATATTGACGGAATTCATCCTTATGATATTGGTTCAATTATCGATAAATTAGGAATTGCCGTTAGAACCGGACATCATTGTGCTCAACCTATCATGAATTTTTTCTGTATTCCGGGAACTATTCGTGCTTCATTTTCTTTTTACAATACAATCGAAGAAATTGATACAATGGTTGAAGCGGTTAAAAAAGCAAAAACCATGTTAAGCTAA
- a CDS encoding serine hydrolase, with product MKKFLKLLALVLVLAFLYFGFTTYPKLDLISGFSAKSIASGHFLDHRSKELIEKTDNDIDMIDLATNTINDAGKFATSNVYGLKERKAIYREGLGATLINDDYDVSKPYLLPKRTKMVNNLPFPYGNNEPKDSAFSNVDYSKLKKAIDDSFDKNGGKAKRTRAVVVLYKDKLIGEKYDTGFNKDSKILGWSMTKSITSSAFGVLVKQGKIDIYKPAPIAEWKNDDRKIITINDLLHMNSGLEWEENYSTICDATKMLFQAEDMGKVQMDKPAQFKPDTHWNYSSGTTNLLSRILRAQFKTQQEYLDFWYSAVIDKIGMNSMIVEQDMSGTFVGSSYGWATPRDWSKFGLLYLHKGNWNGEQILDESWVKYTATPTNTSEGKYGAQFWLNAGGKFPDVPRDMFYCSGYQGQMVAIIPSLDMVIVRMGVKEEEPGFDFNGFLKGIISSVKK from the coding sequence ATGAAAAAATTTCTCAAATTACTTGCGCTTGTTTTAGTTCTTGCATTTCTGTATTTTGGATTCACAACTTATCCGAAATTGGATTTGATTTCCGGCTTTTCAGCCAAAAGTATTGCGTCGGGGCATTTTTTAGATCATAGATCGAAAGAATTAATCGAGAAAACCGACAATGATATTGATATGATTGATTTGGCAACAAATACAATTAATGATGCCGGAAAATTTGCAACTTCAAATGTTTATGGTTTAAAAGAGCGAAAAGCAATTTATCGTGAAGGACTTGGAGCGACTTTAATTAATGATGATTATGATGTTTCGAAACCTTATTTGCTTCCAAAGAGAACCAAAATGGTAAATAATCTTCCTTTTCCTTACGGGAATAATGAACCGAAGGATTCTGCTTTTTCGAATGTTGATTATTCAAAATTGAAGAAAGCCATTGATGATTCTTTCGATAAAAATGGAGGAAAGGCAAAACGTACGCGCGCTGTTGTAGTTTTATATAAAGATAAATTGATTGGCGAAAAATATGATACTGGTTTTAATAAAGACAGTAAAATTTTAGGTTGGTCGATGACAAAAAGTATTACAAGTTCTGCTTTTGGAGTTTTAGTCAAACAAGGAAAAATTGATATTTATAAACCGGCTCCAATTGCCGAATGGAAAAATGATGATCGTAAAATTATCACGATAAATGATTTACTTCACATGAATTCCGGTTTAGAATGGGAAGAGAATTACAGCACGATTTGCGATGCTACAAAAATGCTTTTTCAGGCCGAAGATATGGGGAAAGTTCAAATGGATAAACCGGCACAATTCAAACCAGACACACATTGGAATTATTCTTCAGGAACGACGAATTTATTATCCAGAATTTTAAGAGCACAATTTAAAACGCAACAAGAGTATCTTGATTTTTGGTATAGCGCCGTAATTGATAAAATCGGAATGAATTCGATGATTGTTGAACAAGATATGTCGGGAACTTTTGTTGGTTCGTCATACGGATGGGCAACACCGCGCGATTGGTCGAAATTTGGATTATTATATCTCCATAAAGGAAATTGGAACGGTGAGCAAATCTTAGACGAAAGTTGGGTAAAATATACTGCAACTCCAACGAATACTTCGGAAGGTAAATATGGGGCTCAATTTTGGTTAAACGCTGGAGGAAAATTCCCGGATGTTCCTAGAGATATGTTTTATTGCAGCGGATATCAAGGTCAAATGGTGGCGATTATTCCATCTCTGGATATGGTAATCGTGAGAATGGGAGTGAAGGAAGAAGAACCTGGATTTGATTTTAATGGTTTTTTGAAGGGGATAATTTCTTCGGTTAAAAAATAG
- the sufD gene encoding Fe-S cluster assembly protein SufD, which translates to MDLKEKLVSSFMAFEERVDVHSDLHDIRTNALKNFENKGFPTKKEEAWKYTSLNAILKNDFTVFPKQENAIEFNQVKKYFLHEIDTYKLVFIDGVFSSHLSSTTHDGIDVCLMSSALTKPKYKMIIDTYFNQIASKDDSLTSLNTAFASEGAFINIPKKKVADKPIEIMYFSTGNEAALMVQPRNLVIVGENSHVQIIERHQSLNENPVLTNSVTEIFAQKRAIVDYYKIQNDNSEANLIDNTYVSQQQESHAYVHTFSFGGNLTRNNLNFYHFGERLTSTLNGISILNDKQHVDHYTLVNHATPNCESFQDYKGIFSDRSTGVFNGKVLVEKEAQKTNAFQKSNNILLSDKATINAKPQLEIFADDVKCSHGCTVGQLDETAMFYMQSRGIPKKEAKALLMYAFSNAVIESIKIPELKQRITKIIAMKLGVNLGFDL; encoded by the coding sequence ATGGATTTAAAAGAAAAATTAGTATCGTCTTTTATGGCTTTTGAAGAGCGTGTCGATGTACATTCAGATTTACACGACATACGCACAAATGCTTTAAAAAACTTTGAAAATAAAGGTTTCCCAACCAAAAAAGAAGAAGCTTGGAAATATACATCGCTAAACGCCATCTTAAAAAATGACTTTACGGTTTTTCCTAAGCAAGAAAATGCAATCGAATTTAATCAGGTAAAAAAATACTTTTTACACGAAATCGACACTTATAAATTAGTGTTTATCGATGGCGTTTTTAGTTCGCATTTGTCTTCTACAACACATGACGGAATCGATGTTTGCTTGATGTCATCGGCATTGACTAAACCAAAATATAAAATGATTATTGATACTTACTTTAATCAAATCGCAAGTAAAGATGACAGCTTGACTTCATTGAATACTGCTTTTGCAAGCGAAGGAGCTTTTATCAATATTCCGAAGAAAAAAGTTGCAGATAAGCCAATTGAGATTATGTATTTCTCTACAGGAAACGAAGCTGCTTTAATGGTTCAGCCAAGAAATTTGGTTATTGTGGGCGAAAATTCACATGTTCAAATTATCGAGCGTCACCAAAGTTTGAATGAAAATCCAGTTTTAACCAATTCGGTTACAGAGATTTTCGCTCAAAAACGTGCGATAGTTGATTATTACAAAATTCAAAACGATAATAGTGAAGCCAATTTAATTGACAACACTTACGTTTCGCAACAACAAGAAAGTCATGCTTATGTGCACACTTTCTCTTTTGGAGGAAATCTTACGCGTAACAACTTAAATTTTTATCACTTTGGTGAAAGATTGACAAGTACGCTTAACGGAATTTCTATCTTAAATGACAAACAACACGTTGATCATTATACTTTGGTAAACCACGCAACGCCAAATTGCGAAAGTTTCCAGGATTATAAAGGAATTTTCTCTGATCGTTCAACAGGAGTTTTCAACGGAAAAGTTTTGGTAGAAAAAGAAGCTCAAAAAACAAATGCTTTCCAAAAAAGCAACAACATTTTATTGAGTGATAAAGCTACTATCAATGCAAAACCACAATTAGAAATTTTTGCAGATGACGTAAAATGTTCTCACGGTTGTACAGTTGGACAACTTGACGAAACTGCAATGTTCTACATGCAATCTCGTGGAATCCCGAAAAAAGAAGCTAAAGCTTTATTGATGTACGCATTCTCAAATGCCGTTATTGAAAGCATCAAAATACCGGAATTAAAACAAAGAATTACTAAAATCATTGCCATGAAATTAGGCGTGAATTTAGGATTTGATTTGTAA
- a CDS encoding four helix bundle protein translates to MATINRFEDLEIWKEARRLAKEVHLIAVHTELRSDLRFKNQIKASSGSVMDNIAEGFERDGNLEFRQFLSIAKGSAGETRSQLYRVFDFEYISEQKFEALKTDYGNLSGKIKNFITYLNKKDFKGNKFQ, encoded by the coding sequence ATGGCAACAATTAACAGATTTGAGGATTTAGAAATTTGGAAAGAAGCTCGACGATTAGCGAAAGAAGTTCATCTTATCGCAGTTCATACAGAGTTAAGATCAGATCTCAGATTTAAAAATCAAATAAAAGCTTCTTCTGGCTCAGTGATGGATAATATTGCTGAAGGATTTGAAAGAGACGGGAATTTAGAGTTTCGACAATTTCTATCAATAGCAAAAGGTTCTGCAGGAGAAACAAGATCTCAGCTTTATAGAGTTTTTGATTTTGAATATATTTCGGAGCAAAAATTTGAAGCTTTAAAAACAGATTACGGAAATTTAAGTGGTAAAATAAAAAACTTTATTACTTATCTCAATAAAAAAGATTTCAAAGGAAATAAGTTTCAGTAG
- the sufC gene encoding Fe-S cluster assembly ATPase SufC, whose product MLSIKNLHASIGDKEILKGINIEVKAGEVHAIMGPNGSGKSTLSAVIAGNENYEVTDGQVFLDGEDLADLAPEERAHKGVFLSFQYPVEIPGVSVTNFMKTAINETRKANGQEEMPANEMLKVIREKSELLEIDRKFLSRSLNEGFSGGEKKRNEIFQMAMLEPKLAILDETDSGLDIDALRIVANGVNKLKSEKNAIIVITHYQRLLDYIVPDFVHVLYNGRIVKSGGKELAYELEEKGYDWIKAEN is encoded by the coding sequence ATGTTATCAATAAAAAACCTTCACGCCTCAATTGGTGATAAAGAAATCCTTAAAGGAATTAATATAGAAGTTAAAGCTGGCGAAGTACACGCTATCATGGGACCAAACGGTTCAGGAAAAAGTACACTTTCGGCTGTAATTGCCGGAAACGAAAACTACGAAGTTACTGACGGACAAGTTTTCCTTGACGGAGAAGATCTTGCTGATCTTGCTCCAGAAGAAAGAGCACACAAGGGAGTTTTCCTTTCGTTTCAATATCCTGTAGAAATTCCTGGAGTAAGTGTGACTAACTTCATGAAAACTGCAATCAACGAAACTCGTAAAGCAAATGGTCAGGAAGAAATGCCTGCAAACGAAATGCTAAAAGTAATTCGTGAGAAATCTGAATTGTTAGAAATCGATCGTAAATTTTTATCTCGTTCTTTAAACGAAGGTTTTTCAGGAGGAGAGAAAAAAAGAAACGAAATTTTTCAAATGGCAATGTTAGAACCAAAATTAGCTATTCTTGACGAAACCGATTCTGGTCTTGATATCGATGCTTTAAGAATTGTTGCTAATGGAGTTAACAAATTGAAAAGCGAGAAAAACGCAATTATCGTTATCACACACTACCAACGTTTGTTAGATTACATCGTTCCGGATTTCGTTCACGTTCTTTACAACGGAAGAATCGTAAAATCAGGCGGAAAAGAATTAGCTTACGAATTGGAAGAAAAAGGATACGACTGGATTAAAGCGGAGAATTAA